The Tripterygium wilfordii isolate XIE 37 chromosome 21, ASM1340144v1, whole genome shotgun sequence genome segment GGTGTTCAAATCACGGTAATCGTTGATCGATTGGGTTCAACAAACTGGACGcaaattgggatatatcatcatcatttatagaTCAGATATTGGTGGGCTCGGTaaaaaacacagattacaattcaaatgtgatcgcggtggcaatTATCAAAGCAAGAAACCCTCACTGAAGCAGACTGGCACCAAAAAACTAGAATGTCCGTTCAAATTGAGAGAGAGGAAAATGAAGCACGAAGATGATTGGAtggtggaggtggtgtgtgcggagcataatcatgatccaacatcatatatggagggacatctATACCCCGGTCGGCTTTCTGAagttgaaattcaaattatggttgacatgtcTGCTCAAAATTCCAAATCGCGAGACAAATTGACGGAGTTGAAAAAGCGATATCCAAACAACGTGAGCACCATCAGAACTATATATAATGCACGCAAGAAGCACAAGATCGCTGAGAGATCGggtcaatcacaaatgcaatCTTTGTTCTCATTCCTCAATGACCATGAATACTTTTTCGATTATCGGGCAAACCATACAACCAATGAGCTTGAAGATTTATTCTTTGCACATCCTGGCTCGCTAGATCGATTGTGTGCATTCCCGAACGTGTTGTTGATGGATGCGACATATCATACCAACAGGTACAGGTTGCCTCTCGTagaaattgttggtgttactTCAACTAGTCAGACTTTTTGCATAGCGTTTGCATATTTAAACTCAGAAAAAGAGGCCAGTTATACATGGGTTTTGGAATGTTTGCGATCCGCAATGCATGGATGCACTAGCCCACGAGTTAGCGTTACAGATAGAGAGTTGGGACTGATGAAAGCGTGTGCTTAGGTATTTCCAGAGGCTTCGAAACTACTTTGTAAATGACACATCTATCAAAGTATTTTAACCAAATGCAAACCatcaatgcaagacaatagAGCATGGAATGCATTCTCCCACATGTGGACTACGGTGATCGAGTCTGAAAATGAGAGCACATACATAAGTAATATGGAACGCCTTGAAGTAGTCTTACAGAAGTTCCCGATAGTGATAAAATATCTGAAAGATGTATGGCTGACACCATATAAGAAGACGTTTGTATCCGCCTGGACCGACAGATATCTGCATTTCAGGAACCACATGACTAATAGGGTCGAGAGTCAGTATGCTAAGCTAAAAAGATATTTGAGCTCATCACAGTCAGACTTGGAGAGATCCATGTCATGGATCCATGAGGTTATCTTATCTCAGGATACAGCTATTAAAGCTAGCATTGAGAGAAGTCGAACCATCGTCCAACACCGATTCAATATACAGCACCTTCGGGATTTATGTGATTTTGTTTCAATCGAGGCGTTGAATCTAATGTTGATTGAATTTGAGCGGTTGAAAGATGTTGAACAAATTGCTTACAAATGCGGATGTCACCTTTGTAGGAGCTACGGACTACCGTGTGCTAACGAACAAATCATGTACGTGAGCAAGGGTCATACTGTACcgcttgatgccattgataGATTTTGGAGAAAGCTTGATCTATTGCCTTGTCTGACGCTTGAGGATGATGACATCGACTGTAGCGCAgatgtacaaatgttcacagaacatTTCAAGCAGCAGACAAGACATGTTAAACTCAGTTGGCtaaggaaattgagggaaatattcAGACCTGCAACAACTTCTCTCCGTGAACCTGCTGTGAAGACCAACACTAGAGGGCGTCcgtccacaaagaaaaaggtagccacCACCACCCGTAACAATCCAACTGCATCTATTATTGATGGGACTGATTTTGTTCAGCCTCAGCCTCGGGAGCCTCACAGACACAGTTCCTCATCCGGACGCCCCGAATCAAAGATTTTTTAGTATGATTTTTTCCAATCTTATGAACCAGagagacacagttgctcctcaatttacaatactcagtctctctctacacAGGGAAGTTCGACGctaagaaaggaaaactactctttacgatcttatattgatcagtttccagctatactgcatccttacattagggatgtacaagatgtaaaagctgatgaaaattgcggctttcgatcgatagttgtgtgtcttggtcatggggaagatgaatggcccaatgttcggtataacctgatggcagagttggacgcattttggaaacaatatgttgatatacttggcggtgaagagagggcatacaatgttaaacactcactgaacttttttcgagatgatgttgcagcaccatttAAGCACTcgatgacaatgccagacatgggtctattgattgcttctgcatacaatgtgatattgcatgttcttcatcatgcagagagttggacatatctaccactatgTACAACTCCTCCATCACCCTATCAGCGCGTTGCCATCgctatagggcacgtaaatggtaatcactacgtcaaagttggtttgaaaaggaattatccaatgcctcccatcacacctgaatgggttcactgtaggcatacttgcgcagctgcatgggcgactcggtatgcggaacgattagaTGCCTACATGCACTcgtatggattcatcaaatcttcatccgaaacttttattcatgtgcttgaataaattattgtctatgtcttacaaaattatgaaattaatatcaaaaaaatataatttctcttttctttacacaaaaattaaaaagaaaaataataattaacagtatcattcataaacagtatcattcataaacaatatctttcataaaacagtatcattcataaaaagtatctttcataaaacagtgtctttcataaacagtatctttcataaaacagtatcgTTGTTCGTTTGCAAACTGAAAGAGCGAGATACGAAGGCGATGCTCTGTATTAATCTAGGGTATTCAACAACCAATGACAGGTGGCCCATTCTGATTGGCTTTTGGAAAAATTACTTCACGCTTGAACTCTCAAGTTTTTCTAAAATTTCCATTGTACACCATTATTTATCAAGTATGCAAAAAGATCCCATTGTGAGGGTATAGTGCTGAACTTTTCCAAAAAGTGGGGTATCAAGTGTGAGATATAGCACCCACTGTGGGTGCTcttagtatatgtatatgtatatatctatatatatatgtacgtaatatatatatatatatatatatatatatatatatatatatatatatctgtgtgtgtgagATGGGACATGACATatacttaaaaaaaagaaaaaaaagaaagaaagaggggaCATGACATGACAGTCTAGGGGagggggtttaaaatagggggtTTATTTATCCAAACCCAAAACCAAATCGATTCGGTTAACAGTTTATGAATTTCacgaataaaataatttaaaattaacaattattcttttcaaagaaaagaagaaaaatattgaatttcttttgattGAAACTCTCATTTGATTCATTTCCACgagaaatatatttaattatggcaaaagagtacttttcatccctcaactattggtcgggtttcattttcgtcccttaacttttttttttccctttttcgtcccccaactatgggaaagtaccatgtttgtccctcgaataaatccggccattgaaaaatcctacgtggcatcatattgttcgtcagatcagatttttcccaacttcaatctcacttgaaaggacgaaaatgatacttttcaatagttgagggacgcaaatgggagaaaaaaaagcttagggacaaaaatgaaactcgccccatagttgagggacgaaaagtatctttttgccatttaattatttattctttgtttttgagtGTTAAAGGTggtagtattttttttgtgaagtaaaacaaaataattgaagATGCAAAATAgagtttttttggtttctttttcagtttttaatCTCATTACTTTATTGTGTGGGCCCGCCAATAGCACAATAACTAACAACCATGTCTTTATTTAATTACTCTTTATTTTCTTCCCATGATAAACATGATAAAGTGACAACATGTGGGATTTTGTTATTATTGAAAGATTGACCATGTTTCAATTCCGTTATTCAATCTTTAAACATTTCACATCAACAAcctaaaattgaaatttattcAATTTTGATTACTCATGCATAATTTCTCTGTTTCGGTCCGTCAACTCGTATAAGTTTGATGATGTGGCAAGACAACATTGATGATGTGACAAGACGGCGTTGATGATATGACAAACAACATTGACATGGCATAAGTCATGCACATCTCAGTTATCCAATATCCCCTTCACCTCTTCCAAACACGGGGTTCCTCACCACATTTAAACCCCAGTTTAGCGCAACCACTCGATTTGTTCCCTACCAGTTCTCAAACCCCAAGTTCCTCACTAGTTTTATGATCGTTGATTCTTTAGAACCTTTTTGGTAAGTTTTTATTGTGCACGACTTTTTTCGTATGTTTCATTTTGATTTTATGACTTGCTGCTATGAATGCTTTAACTCTTCGATTCTTCTAATTTCCTACTTCTAAATGTTTTGATTCTTCGATTATTGACAATGGAGTTGCTTTTGAATGCCTTTTGTGATTTGGTTCTTTATGACCCAAAACCCTAGTTCCTCTTAACGCTTGTTCTGATTCGATTCTTCACAAACCTTTGTATTTTGGCCTCTTATTATGGTCCAATTTCTGATTCTTGTCCCTTGTTCCATTATTCTATCATGTTAGCACTTTTAGTCTCACTTCATGTATATGAGTTTGATTGTACTTTAGTGCCTCATTCCATATGCTAGGACTAATGTGATCGCTATATAAGTTGTCATTGATTTGATTGTGTTCTTAGTTCTTAAACTAGTCTAGGTGCCATGGATATTTACAAATTAAGAATAGACATAGTATTTTGATGTCATGAATGCTATATAAATTGGGGACTTAGTCTTTGACATACATGAAATAATACATAATTAATAGTTGAAGGCTTTAAGTacaatgaagatggtgaaatcGGAACCCTGACACTTCCGTCAACTTGATTTTTCCTATCTCTCTGATTTGTTCTTTGAATTATTTTTAGAAAGTTCCATTAATTCACTCTTTAAATTTTAGAATCTTAAACCACCaataattatgtatttttattCAGTGATAGTCGtagtgaattttgaatttaagtAGATTAATAATCAATCTTCGTGGGTGCGACACTCATATTTGCAAACTATACTATCATTGATTTGTGCACTTGTGAGTATAAATTGGGTTTGATCATTATAATTTTAGTGATTTAAAAGTCTGCATCAATGAGGGAGAAAGAAATGATGAAGACGGTGTTGATGGATACACAGATGATGATGATCCAAAGTTTAAATTAATCTATGAATCTAATAATGCAGACATGTTGTATGAAACTAATAGTAATGATAATGTTAGGATGCGTATGGGAGGAAATCCAAAGTATAATCTCTAAATTAATGAACAGGAGTTTGTATTTGAACTTGGAATGTGGTTAGAAGCTATGCGGTTGATGGTGAGTACCAAATACAAATTTGTATGGAATGAGAAGCTGAGGTGTCAGGCTAAGTGTGATATTGGATGCCCTTGGATGATATGGTGCTCCATAATGAATGGGGAGATTACTTTTCATATCAAAACATATGTGTAACATAAGGCATGATAACAAATAAGCTAACTACATATGGCTTGCATTGAGGTTGGTGGAAAAGATCAAGGATAAACCAAAACTGAGTGCTGGAAATTTGGTGATCTATGCAAAAGAACACATGTCATTGAAAATTTCAAGGACACATGCATATAGAGCCAAAATAGAGCACTATAAATCATTGATGGGAAGCATCAGGAACAATATAGTCAATTAAGAAGTTGCATGTTTAAGGTGTTGAGGACCATCAAAGGTAGCACATGCAACATTCTTGGGGATAGGGATAGACCTGAGGATCTTGTTGTATTTGAAAGAGTATATATGTGTTTGGAGGGATTCGATGTAGGCTATAGGCTTTTAATTGGTTTGGATGGTCGTTATTTGAAAACTATATGTGGTGGACAATTACTCACTACAGTAGCACAAGATGGATGTAATGAGATCTTTCCTATAGCATGAGTAGTGGTTGAAAGGGGTTTTGTTTAGTAGATAAAGTACATAACTAATGACATCACCCCATAAATAAGAAGAGACATGACCCCAAAAAGAAGTGATCGGATTACCTCTAAAACATGTATGTTTTTGCGTTCAGCAATTCCATTATGTTAGGGAGAATATGGATAGGTAGTTTGGTTGAGTATGCCATTAATGTGGAAGAATTATGTGAGATCCCGGTTGACATACTTACCACTATTATCAGTTTGCAGCACTTTAATAGAAACACCAAATTGAGTAATAATTTTTTGATGAAATTGTTTTAACACAATACCAACatactttttatatttcaaaaaataaattcatatcaTGCACATACAAttatcaataaatgtaacaaaccaACGCATACCAATAGGAGTAGCAATAGGagaaggtccccaaacatcTGAATGGATTAAATCAAACGATTTTCCAACACGGTGAAAATCAGAGAGTTCAAAACCAACAAATAACGATGGAAAAAGATGTTTAAGATAACCAAaaaaggatgatcaagttgTCAGTGCCATAACCATATTTGTTTCTTATTGTGCAAATTATCAGTGTCAACATGGAGGGATGAACATGAATCACTCACTTTGGGAATTTCAATGTCCAGGTAGTACAAAACTCTCCTTTGTTGACCACAACCAATCGTCACCCTAGTATAAATGTCCCAAAAACACGATAAGTATGAAAAGACAAGGCAGTGTAATTGTATGCTTTAGTTAGTTGACAATTAAGTGAAGAGACAAATAACGTGTTTTTAAGGACGATTGGGGAAACGAGAACATTGTCAATATCGATAACTGGAGAAGACACTTTATTAGTAATAAATGGTTTTGGGCATTGAGGGAACAACTTATGAAAGGTATTTTGGTTACATGTCATATGATCAATTGCACCTGTATCACTTATCCAAG includes the following:
- the LOC119987874 gene encoding protein FAR1-RELATED SEQUENCE 5-like, translated to MEGHLYPGRLSEVEIQIMVDMSAQNSKSRDKLTELKKRYPNNVSTIRTIYNARKKHKIAERSGQSQMQSLFSFLNDHEYFFDYRANHTTNELEDLFFAHPGSLDRLCAFPNVLLMDATYHTNRYRLPLVEIVGVTSTSQTFCIAFAYLNSEKEASYTWVLECLRSAMHGCTSPRVSVTDRELGLMKACA